The following coding sequences lie in one Colius striatus isolate bColStr4 chromosome 14, bColStr4.1.hap1, whole genome shotgun sequence genomic window:
- the LOC133626774 gene encoding uncharacterized protein LOC133626774 gives MAAPQPPERTRRKGRPRKGGRRLRAAPGPQAPGRRPSGPRGLRGDFPLCLPQPPRKLCSVPAALEELPFQPPRKPRSVPAAPEEAPLCPRSPRGSPAPAPAAPEEAPLCLPQALRKPRSALSPAAPRGRSAPAPAASGEAPLQPPQSPRTLRFSPRGSPALSSQPPRKPRSSPRSPRGSSTLSPAGPEEAPLRSVSRSAPGTLRSSPRSPRRSPAPLCSPQPPRKPSSSPRSPRGSPAPLCSPQPPGKPRSSPRGRSPGPVVATRENTEAQRTLMGLDGETKGWKAKGCLWFLAQAG, from the coding sequence ATGGCCGCGCCGCAGCCGCCGGAACGGACGCGACGGAAGGGGCGGCCCCGGAAGGGCGGGCGGCGGCTCCGGGCGGCTCCGGGCCCGCAGGCCCCGGGGAGGCGTCCCTCAGGTCCCCGCGGCCTCCGGGGCGACTTTCCGCTCTGTCTCCCGCAGCCCCCGAGGAAGCTCTGCTCTGTCCCCGCAGCCCTCGAGGAACTCCCGTTCCAGCCCCCGAGGAAGCCCCGTTCTGTCCCCGCAGCCCCCGAGGAAGCCCCGCTctgcccccgcagcccccgagGAAGCCCCGCTccagcccccgcagcccccgagGAAGCTCCACTCTGTCTCCCGCAGGCCCTGAGGAAGCCCCGCTCCGCTCTGTCTCCCGCAGCCCCCCGGGGACGCTCCGCTCCAGCCCCCGCAGCCTCCGGCGAAGCCCCGCTCCAGCCCCCGCAGTCCCCGAGGACGCTCCGCTTCAGCCCCCGAGGAAGCCCCGCTCTGTCCTCGCAGCCCCCGAGGAAGCCCCGCTccagcccccgcagcccccgagGAAGCTCCACTCTGTCTCCCGCAGGCCCTGAGGAAGCCCCGCTCCGCTCTGTCTCCCGCAGCGCCCCGGGGACGCTCCGCTccagcccccgcagcccccggcgAAGCCCCGCTCCTCTCTGTTCCCCGCAGCCCCCGAGGaagcccagctccagcccccgcagcccccgagGAAGCCCCGCTCCTCTCTGTTCCCCGCAGCCCCCAGGGAAGCCCCGCTCCAGCCCCCGAGGCCGTTCCCCTGGTCCTGTCGTAGCCACACGTGAAAACACGGAAGCACAAAGGACACTGATGGGGTTGGATGGGGAAACAAAGGGATGGAAGGCAAAGGGGTGTCTCTGGTTCCTGGCCCAGGCTGGATAA
- the TMEM208 gene encoding transmembrane protein 208, producing MAPKGKAGTKGKKQIFEENRETLRFYLRIILGASVIYAVVNLVIFYPAASAWTWVAFVFSSVVYGSSYRSMNSMAKPSFTDDGSLADGGIDLNMEQGMAEHLKDVILLTAIVQVLSCFSLYVWYFWLLAPGRALYLLWVNFLGPWLAADSSPAAQEPSDKKQRRQERRQMKRF from the exons ATGGCG CCCAAGGGGAAGGCGGGCACTAAGGGCAAGAAGCAGATCTTCGAGGAGAACCGGGAGACGCTGCGCTTCTACCTCCGCATCATCCTGGGAGCTTCC GTCATCTACGCCGTGGTGAACCTGGTGATCTTCTACCCCGCCGCCTCAGCCTGGACGTGG GTCGCCTTCGTCTTCAGCTCGGTGGTGTACGGCTCCAGCTACCGCTCCATGAACTCCATGGCAAAGCCGTCTTTCACGGACGACGGCAGCCTTGCTGACGGGGGGATTGACCTGAACATGGAGCAGGGGATGGCAGA gCACCTCAAGGATGTGATCCTGCTGACAGCTATAGTCCAAGTGCTGAGCTGCTTCTCCCTCTATGTTTGGTACTTCTGGCTCCTG gCTCCGGGCCGTGCCCTGTACCTGCTGTGGGTGAACTTCTTGGGCCCGTGGCTGGCAGCAGACTCGTCCCCGGCCGCACAGGAGCCCAGCGACAAGAAGCAGCGCCGGCAGGAACGTCGCCAGATGAAACGCTTCTAG
- the MATCAP1 gene encoding microtubule-associated tyrosine carboxypeptidase 1: SRRPRHCPSPPPPPPPATPRGTRRLSESGAGLRRRDGAGLRAAASLPHIARGRAEEGGGRRSPCLLVALRPQNVEAERERFFRASFAYDPQFEYAEPVPAAVLDKYGAASDRFVAQALRIIRAVLEKYGTYESFEVATGGRLLSKCQIWSIIRKYMQKEGCVGEVVVQLTDDLLSQAVMMVEDSRPTLAINLAGARQHWLEGMLRHEIGTHYIRGVNNTRQPWHSSEGRKLYSLKPANPTEEGLASLHSVLFRKQPFLWRAALLYYTIERASRLSFSALFQDLEQYVQDAGVRWEYCVRAKRGQTDTSQPGCFSKDQVYLDGILRILRHRQTIDFPLLAALGKVSYEDVNRLKQFGVLEKTRIPHFMHDLQRYMKQLDHILTTNGLNEEELEQLLPD, from the exons TCCCGGCGCCCGCGGCACTGCCcgagcccccccccccccccccccc CGGCCACCCCGCGGGGAACGCGGCGCCTGTCGGAGAGCGGCGCCGGGCTGCGGCGGAGGGACGGCGCGGGGCTGCGGGCCGCCGCGTCGCTGCCGCACATCGCGCGGGGCCGTGCGGAGGAGGGCGGCGGGCGCCGGAGCCCCTGCCTGCTCGTGGCCCTGCGGCCGCAAAACGTGGAGGCGGAGCGGGAGCGGTTCTTCCGCGCCAGCTTCGCCTACGACCCGCAGTTCGAGTACGCGGAGCCGGTGCCCGCCGCCGTGCTGGACAAGTACGGCGCCGCCTCGGATCGCTTCGTGGCTCAG GCCCTCAGGATCATCCGTGCTGTGCTGGAGAAATACGGGACGTACGAGAGCTTTGAGGTGGCCACGGGCGGGCGGCTGCTGAGCAAGTGCCAGATCTGGTCCATCATCAGGAAGTACATGCAGAAGGAAGGCTGTGTGGGAGAG GTGGTGGTGCAGCTGACAGATGACCTGCTGTCCCAAGCAGTGATGATGGTGGAGGACAGCCGCCCGACATTGGCCATCAACCTGGCTGGGGCCAGGCAGCACTGGCTGGAGGGGATGCTGCGCCACGAGATCG gcaCCCACTACATCCGTGGGGTGAACAACACccggcagccctggcacagctccGAGGGCCGTAAGCTGTACAGCCTGAAACCTGCCAACCCCACAGAGGAGGGGCTGGCCAGCCTGCACAGCGTCCTGTTCCGCAAGCAGCCCTTCCTGTGGCGGGCAGCCCTGCTCTACTACACCATCGAGCGAGCCAGCCGCCTCTCCTTCTCAGCCCTCTTCCAGGACCTGGAGCAGTACGTGCAGGATGCTGGTGTGCGGTGGGAGTACTGTGTGAGGGCCAAGAGAGGCCAGACTGACACCTCACAGCCAG GCTGCTTCAGTAAGGACCAGGTGTACTTGGATGGGATCCTGCGCATCCTGCGCCACCGGCAAACCATCGACTTCCCGCTGCTGGCTGCACTGGGGAAG GTGTCCTATGAAGATGTGAACAGGCTGAAGCAGTTTGGGGTGCTGGAGAAGACCCGTATCCCCCACTTCATGCACGACCTGCAGCGCTACATGAAGCAGCTGGACCACATCCTCACCACCAATGGCCTCAAcgaggaggagctggagcagctacTGCCTGACTGA